From one Shewanella sp. GD04112 genomic stretch:
- the flgH gene encoding flagellar basal body L-ring protein FlgH has product MARYLLLASTLLLAACSSTPKKPIADDPFYAPVYPEAPPTKIAATGSIYQDSQAASLYSDIRAHKVGDIITIVLKEATQAKKSAGNQIKKGSDMSLDPIYAGGSNVSIGGVPLDLRYKDSMNTKRESDADQSNSLDGSISANVMQVLNNGNLVVRGEKWISINNGDEFIRVTGIVRSQDIKPDNTIDSTRMANARIQYSGTGTFAEAQKVGWLSQFFMSDWWPF; this is encoded by the coding sequence ATGGCTAGATATCTACTATTGGCTAGTACGCTCTTGCTGGCGGCATGTAGTTCAACTCCAAAGAAGCCGATTGCGGATGATCCCTTCTATGCCCCAGTTTATCCCGAAGCACCACCGACTAAAATTGCTGCAACGGGGTCGATTTACCAAGATAGCCAAGCGGCGAGTCTTTACTCGGATATTCGTGCCCATAAAGTCGGTGACATCATCACTATCGTGTTGAAGGAAGCGACTCAGGCGAAAAAGAGTGCGGGTAATCAGATCAAAAAAGGCTCTGATATGTCGCTCGATCCTATTTATGCCGGTGGTAGTAATGTGTCGATTGGCGGGGTTCCCCTCGATCTGCGTTACAAAGACAGTATGAACACTAAGCGGGAATCCGATGCCGATCAAAGCAATAGCTTAGATGGCAGTATCTCCGCCAACGTAATGCAAGTACTCAATAACGGCAACTTAGTGGTGCGTGGCGAGAAATGGATTTCCATTAATAACGGCGATGAGTTTATCCGAGTGACCGGCATAGTGCGTTCACAGGATATCAAGCCTGACAACACTATCGATTCAACCCGTATGGCCAATGCGCGTATTCAATACAGCGGTACTGGTACTTTCGCCGAAGCGCAAAAAGTGGGCTGGTTAAGCCAGTTCTTTATGAGCGATTGGTGGCCCTTCTAA
- a CDS encoding flagellar basal body P-ring protein FlgI yields the protein MKYKLILAVVMLAFSMPSQAERIKDIANVQGVRNNQLIGYGLVVGLPGTGEKTNYTEQTFTTMLKNFGINLPENFRPKIKNVAVVAVHADMPAFIKPGQELDVTVSSLGEAKSLRGGTLLQTFLKGVDGNVYAIAQGSLVVSGFSADGLDGSKVIQNTPTVGRIPNGAIVERSVATPFSTGDYLTFNLRRSDFSTAQRMADAINDLLGPDMARPLDATSIQVSAPRDVSQRVSFLATLENIEVEPAEESAKVIVNSRTGTIVVGQNVKLLPAAVTHGGLTVTIAEATQVSQPNALANGQTTVTSNSTINATESDRRMFMFNPGTTLDELVRAVNLVGAAPSDVLAILEALKVAGALHGELIII from the coding sequence ATGAAATATAAACTCATTTTGGCCGTTGTTATGTTGGCGTTTTCGATGCCAAGCCAGGCTGAACGCATTAAAGATATTGCTAATGTGCAAGGGGTACGAAATAACCAGTTAATTGGTTATGGCTTAGTAGTGGGGTTGCCTGGTACGGGTGAGAAAACCAATTACACAGAGCAAACATTCACCACCATGCTTAAAAATTTCGGCATCAATTTGCCTGAAAATTTTAGACCCAAAATCAAAAACGTGGCCGTGGTTGCTGTGCATGCCGATATGCCAGCGTTTATTAAACCAGGCCAAGAATTGGATGTGACCGTTTCAAGCCTAGGTGAAGCAAAAAGCTTACGTGGTGGGACGTTACTGCAAACCTTCCTCAAAGGGGTTGATGGCAATGTATATGCGATTGCCCAAGGCAGCTTAGTGGTAAGTGGTTTTAGTGCCGATGGTTTGGATGGTTCGAAAGTGATTCAAAACACGCCAACGGTTGGCCGTATTCCTAACGGCGCAATTGTTGAACGCAGTGTGGCTACGCCGTTTTCTACTGGCGATTATTTGACGTTTAACCTACGTCGCTCGGATTTTTCGACCGCGCAGCGTATGGCCGATGCGATTAATGATCTGCTCGGCCCTGATATGGCACGCCCATTGGATGCAACGTCGATTCAAGTCAGTGCGCCAAGGGATGTATCACAACGGGTGTCTTTTTTAGCTACGCTCGAAAATATCGAGGTGGAACCTGCTGAGGAGTCTGCCAAAGTGATTGTGAATTCGCGCACTGGCACGATAGTCGTTGGGCAGAACGTCAAGTTATTACCTGCGGCTGTGACTCATGGTGGTTTGACTGTGACGATCGCCGAAGCGACTCAGGTGTCTCAGCCAAATGCGCTAGCCAATGGCCAAACAACAGTGACCAGCAATAGCACGATAAATGCGACTGAAAGTGATCGCAGGATGTTTATGTTTAATCCCGGCACGACCTTAGATGAATTAGTGCGCGCCGTGAATTTGGTCGGTGCAGCACCTTCAGATGTACTTGCTATCCTAGAAGCATTAAAAGTGGCAGGTGCTTTGCATGGTGAGCTTATCATCATCTAA
- a CDS encoding flagellar assembly peptidoglycan hydrolase FlgJ translates to MEKLSSSSHFLDLGGLDNLRAQAQKDEKGALKKVAQQFEGVFVQMLMKSMRDANAVFESDSPLNSQYTKFYEQMRDQQLSVDLSDKGVLGLADMMVQQLSPESSQLTPASVLRNDGGMKLEHDAKAFNIPVQAPSIAEAINSNTSEQAAQGVPASIARPNVEFEKADGVTSSLDIDRPERLLAIDTPKPTWSEQPLSPIEPVISGQILPTVAFRETQKTLKFGSREEFLATLYPHAEKAAKALGTKPEVLLAQSALETGWGQKIVRGNNGTPSHNLFNIKADRRWLGDKANVSTLEFEQGIAVRQKADFRVYTDFEHSFNDFVTFIAEGERYQDAKKVAASPTQFIRALQDAGYATDPKYAEKVIKVMQTISQELKSILQGEDK, encoded by the coding sequence ATGGAAAAGCTTTCAAGTTCATCACATTTTCTTGACTTGGGCGGGCTGGATAACCTGCGCGCCCAGGCTCAGAAAGATGAAAAGGGCGCTTTGAAAAAAGTCGCCCAGCAATTTGAAGGCGTTTTTGTGCAAATGCTGATGAAGAGCATGCGTGATGCTAATGCGGTGTTTGAGTCTGACAGCCCTCTCAATAGTCAATACACCAAATTTTATGAGCAGATGCGGGATCAGCAATTATCCGTCGACTTATCGGATAAAGGTGTGCTGGGGCTGGCTGACATGATGGTGCAGCAGTTGTCTCCTGAGTCAAGCCAGCTAACACCTGCATCGGTGCTACGTAATGATGGTGGCATGAAACTAGAACATGACGCTAAAGCCTTTAATATTCCTGTTCAAGCCCCATCGATTGCTGAAGCTATAAATAGCAACACTTCAGAACAAGCCGCACAAGGTGTACCTGCATCGATAGCGCGTCCAAATGTTGAATTTGAAAAGGCCGATGGTGTCACTTCTTCCTTAGACATTGACCGACCTGAACGCTTGTTGGCGATAGATACACCTAAGCCTACCTGGTCTGAGCAACCCTTATCACCGATAGAACCTGTTATCAGCGGCCAAATATTGCCGACAGTGGCATTTAGAGAAACGCAAAAGACGCTTAAGTTTGGTAGCCGTGAAGAATTTTTAGCGACGTTATATCCCCATGCCGAAAAAGCCGCTAAAGCCCTTGGCACTAAACCCGAAGTGTTATTGGCTCAATCGGCGCTCGAGACTGGTTGGGGGCAAAAAATTGTTCGCGGAAATAACGGCACTCCTAGCCATAACTTATTCAACATTAAGGCTGATCGCCGTTGGCTTGGGGATAAGGCTAACGTGAGTACCTTGGAATTCGAGCAGGGTATTGCCGTTAGACAAAAAGCCGATTTTCGCGTTTACACTGATTTTGAACATAGTTTTAACGATTTTGTCACCTTTATTGCTGAGGGTGAGCGTTATCAAGATGCTAAAAAAGTCGCCGCTTCACCAACCCAATTTATTCGTGCATTGCAGGATGCGGGCTATGCCACCGATCCAAAATATGCTGAGAAAGTCATTAAAGTGATGCAGACAATAAGCCAAGAGCTTAAGTCGATACTGCAAGGAGAAGACAAATGA